A stretch of Gorilla gorilla gorilla isolate KB3781 chromosome 9, NHGRI_mGorGor1-v2.1_pri, whole genome shotgun sequence DNA encodes these proteins:
- the CCDC90B gene encoding coiled-coil domain-containing protein 90B, mitochondrial isoform X2, which yields MHWFRTWKLMEITVQQLMAHLDAIRKDMVILEKSEFANLRAENEKMKIELDQVKQQLMHETSRIRADNKLDINLERSRVTDMFTDQEKQLMETTTEFTKKDTQTKSIISETSNKIDAEIASLKTLMESNKLETIRYLAASVFTCLAIALGFYRFWK from the exons ATGCATTGGTTCAGGACTTGGAAACTCATG gaAATAACAGTACAACAGCTAATGGCTCATTTGGATGCTATCAGGAAAGACATGGTCATCCTAGAGAAAAGTGAATTCGCAAATCTGAGAGCAGAGAATGAG aaaatgaaaattgaatTAGACCAAGTTAAGCAACAACTAATG CATGAAACCAGTCGAATCAGAGCAGATAATAAACTGGATATCAACTTAGAAAGGAGCAGAGTAACAGATATG TTTACAGATCAAGAAAAGCAACTtatggaaacaactacagaaTTTACAAAAAAG GATACTCAAACCAAAAGTATTATTTCAGAGACCAGTAATAAAATTGACGCTGAAATTGCTTCCTTAAAAACACTGATGGAATCTAACAAACTTGAGACAATTCGTTATCTTGCAG CTTCAGTGTTTACTTGCCTGGCAATAGCACTGGGATTTTATAGATTCTGGAAGTAG
- the CCDC90B gene encoding coiled-coil domain-containing protein 90B, mitochondrial isoform X3, which produces MLANCGSVCEEAQFRGTTVAPALEEFFTATTKEGYDRRPVDITPLEQRKLTFDTHALVQDLETHGFDKTQAETIVSALTALSNVSLDTIYKEMVTQAQQEITVQQLMAHLDAIRKDMVILEKSEFANLRAENEKMKIELDQVKQQLMHETSRIRADNKLDINLERSRVTDMFTDQEKQLMETTTEFTKKDTQTKSIISETSNKIDAEIASLKTLMESNKLETIRYLAASVFTCLAIALGFYRFWK; this is translated from the exons AGTTCTTCACTGCCACAACCAAGGAGGGATATGATAGGCGGCCAGTGGATATAACTCCTTTAGAACAAAGGAAATTAACTTTTGATACCCATGCATTGGTTCAGGACTTGGAAACTCATG GATTTGACAAAACACAAGCAGAAACAATTGTATCAGCGTTAACTGCTTTATCAAATGTCAGCCTGGATACTATCTATAAAGAGATGGTCACTCAAGCTCAACAG gaAATAACAGTACAACAGCTAATGGCTCATTTGGATGCTATCAGGAAAGACATGGTCATCCTAGAGAAAAGTGAATTCGCAAATCTGAGAGCAGAGAATGAG aaaatgaaaattgaatTAGACCAAGTTAAGCAACAACTAATG CATGAAACCAGTCGAATCAGAGCAGATAATAAACTGGATATCAACTTAGAAAGGAGCAGAGTAACAGATATG TTTACAGATCAAGAAAAGCAACTtatggaaacaactacagaaTTTACAAAAAAG GATACTCAAACCAAAAGTATTATTTCAGAGACCAGTAATAAAATTGACGCTGAAATTGCTTCCTTAAAAACACTGATGGAATCTAACAAACTTGAGACAATTCGTTATCTTGCAG CTTCAGTGTTTACTTGCCTGGCAATAGCACTGGGATTTTATAGATTCTGGAAGTAG